From the genome of Arvicola amphibius chromosome 9, mArvAmp1.2, whole genome shotgun sequence, one region includes:
- the Tap2 gene encoding antigen peptide transporter 2 gives MALAHLTPWASLLLVDMALLALLRGSLGNLLPQGLPGLWLESTLRLGGLWGLLTAGGLLGLVGTFLPLLCLATPLFFSLRALVGGTMSAPAVRVAFASWGWLLAGYGAAALGWAVWAVLSPPAAQEKEPGQENNKALMWRLLKLSRPDLPFLIAALFFLVVAVLGETLIPHYSGRVIDILGGDFDPNTFASAIFFMCLFSAGSSLSAGCRGGFFLFTMSRINLRIRELLFSSLLRQDLGFFQETKTGELNSRLSSDTSLMSRWLPLNANILLRSLVKVLGLYFFMLRVSPRLTFLSLLDLPLTIAAEKVYNPRHQAVLTEIQDAVAKAGQVVREAVGGLQTVRSFGAEEQEVSRYKEALERCRQLWWRRDLERALYLVIRRVMALAMQVLILNCGVQQILAGEVTRGGLLSFLLYQEEVGLYVRSLVYMYGDMLSNVGAAEKVFCYIDRKPNLPQPGTLAPASLEGRVEFQDVSFSYPSRPEKPVLKGLTFTLHPGKVTALVGPNGSGKSTVAALLQNLYQPTGGQLLLDGQPLVQYDHHYLHRQVVLVGQEPVLFSGSVKDNIAYGLKDCEDAQVMAAARAACADDFIGEMADGIHTEIGEKGGQLAVGQKQRLAIARALVRNPRVLILDEATSALDAQCEQALQAWRSQGHRTVLVIAHRLHTVQNADQVLVLKQGQLLEQDQLRKDQDVYAHLVQQRQEE, from the exons ATGGCGCTGGCCCACCTGACGCCCTGGGCCTCTCTGCTGCTGGTGGACATGGCTTTACTTGCGTTGCTACGAGGGTCTCTGGGAAATCTGCTTCCCCAGGGGCTTCCAGGACTGTGGCTGGAGAGCACCCTGCGCCTTGGAGGACTGTGGGGGCTGCTAACAGCGGGAGGGCTGCTCGGACTAGTTGGCACCTTTCTTCCCTTGCTCTGCCTGGCCACCCCACTTTTTTTCTCGCTGAGAGCTCTGGTGGGAGGCACCATGAGTGCCCCAGCAGTCAGAGTGGCGTTTGCCTCCTGGGGCTGGCTGCTGGCTGGCTATGGGGCTGCCGCGCTGGGGTGGGCCGTGTGGGCTGTGCTGAGCCCTCCGGCAGCCCAGGAGAAGGAACCAGGCCAGGAGAACAACAAAGCCCTGATGTGGCGCTTGCTGAAGCTCTCCAGGCCGGACCTGCCTTTCCTCATAGCTGCCCTGTTCTTCCTCGTGGTGGCTGTGTTGG GGGAGACCTTAATTCCTCACTATTCTGGTCGTGTGATTGATATCCTGGGAGGCGATTTTGACCCGAATACTTTTGCCAGCGCCATCTTTTTCATGTGCCTGTTCTCTGCCGGGAG ctccctGTCTGCAGGTTGCCGAGGAGGCTTCTTCCTCTTCACCATGTCCAGGATCAACCTGCGGATACGAGAGCTGCTTTTCTCATCCTTGCTGCGCCAAGACCTTGGTTTTTTCCAGGAGACCAAAACAG GGGAGCTGAACTCACGCTTGAGTTCGGACACCTCCCTGATGAGCCGTTGGCTCCCCCTGAATGCCAACATCCTGCTGCGGAGCCTGGTGAAGGTGTTGGGGCTCTACTTCTTCATGCTCCGGGTATCTCCCAGACTCACCTTCCTCTCGCTGCTGGACCTGCCCCTCACAATAGCAGCCGAGAAGGTGTACAACCCCCGCCACCAG GCTGTGTTAACGGAGATCCAGGATGCGGTGGCCAAGGCTGGGCAGGTGGTGCGCGAGGCGGTAGGAGGGCTGCAGACGGTGCGCAGCTTTGGGGCGGAGGAACAGGAGGTCAGCCGCTATAAGGAGGCCCTGGAACGATGCCGACAGTTGTGGTGGCGCCGAGACCTGGAAAGAGCCCTGTATTTAGTCATCCGGAGG GTGATGGCCTTGGCCATGCAGGTGCTGATTCTGAACTGCGGGGTGCAGCAGATCCTGGCTGGTGAGGTCACTAGGGGAGGCCTTCTCTCATTCCTGCTATACCAGGAGGAAGTGGGACTCTATGTCCGG AGCCTGGTGTACATGTACGGAGATATGCTGAGCAACGTGGGTGCCGCTGAGAAGGTTTTCTGCTACATAGACCGAAAGCCAAATCTGCCCCAGCCTGGGACCCTGGCCCCTGCCAGTCTGGAGGGCCGCGTGGAATTCCAAGATGTCTCCTTTTCGTACCCCAGTCGCCCCGAGAAGCCTGTACTCAAG GGGCTGACGTTCACACTGCACCCTGGAAAGGTGACAGCGTTGGTGGGGCCCAACGGGTCCGGGAAGAGCACCGTGGCTGCCCTGCTGCAGAATCTGTACCAGCCCACGGGAGGCCAGTTGCTGCTGGACGGCCAGCCCCTGGTCCAGTATGACCACCACTACCTGCACCGCCAG GTGGTTCTGGTGGGACAGGAGCCCGTGCTCTTCTCCGGGTCTGTGAAGGACAACATTGCCTACGGCCTGAAGGACTGTGAGGATGCTCAAGTGATGGCAGCTGCTCGGGCAGCCTGTGCAGACGACTTCATAGGGGAAATGGCTGATGGGATACACACAG AAATAGGGGAGAAAGGGGGCCAGTTAGCTGTGGGACAGAAACAACGTCTGGCCATCGCCCGGGCCCTTGTGCGGAACCCACGGGTCCTCATCCTGGATGAGGCTACCAGTGCCCTGGACGCCCAGTGTGAGCAGGCT CTGCAGGCCTGGAGATCGCAGGGACACAGGACGGTGCTGGTGATTGCCCACAGGCTGCACACGGTTCAGAACGCCGACCAGGTCCTGGTGCTCAAGCAGGGGCAGCTGCTGGAGCAAGACCAGCTCAGGAAAGACCAGGACGTCTATGCTCACCTGGTACAGCAGCGGCAGGAGGAGTGA